The following coding sequences are from one Pocillopora verrucosa isolate sample1 chromosome 5, ASM3666991v2, whole genome shotgun sequence window:
- the LOC131784473 gene encoding interaptin-like — MAGEVDCDALKAENGRLRHTLFVMVTDRQKMASKLTGVQNLGQQLQKKEMENSNLREKIERIEGSLARAENRITQLSLQAGNGQHLSGQTAIVTPGVSKKVLEALTRDNTRLKQALDHLTNRGPAGVDLAVENKELHEIIMNLRDEKNMKSNEVKELKTALSAAHEGNIELLKGQVLRLTAMVTKLERNLNAKQVFCETVVTENDSLKNELQSLRDDRVTRVRDLKRGLGQLSTQPDVRRILNQVYDTPDGDSEEYASSEELTTLKEEVSKLTRELEAKAAEREELILELNRREEEQTKSNDLHTAQLKSFEEGQAQMLRQLHALSDELTEVKRDRAEKDIQLKDNEMEQELMRNALEGYENDFKMERQEKVKALSDREQVSRERDQFKQRFEQLKQEHIGLRQNIERMYSEAQRQHAQGQNRLPTPSRPCAAQVQEPWQQVHQSPMRARAFGMEVKADGPGPDVTDCPTSPPKDAMRRFTSQGSQLQCPNCRKLFPHDLLENHMRDCTGDD, encoded by the exons ATGGCCGGAGAAGTGGATTGCGACGCTCTGAAAGCCGAAAACGGCCGACTACGGCACACGTTGTTTGTGATGGTCACCGATAGACAGAAGATGGCGTCCAAATTAACGGGTGTTCAGAACCTTGGACAACAACTGCAGAAGAAAGAAATGGAGAATAGTAAtcttagagaaaaaattgaacgGATAGAAGGCTCTCTGGCGAGAGCAGAGAACAGAATAACTCAGTTAAGTCTTCAAGCGGGCAACGGCCAACATTTGAGCGGCCAAACCGCCATTGTTACGCCAGGAGTTTCAAAGAAGGTTTTAGAAGCATTAACTCGCGATAATACAAGGCTAAAACAAGCTCTGGACCACTTAACCAACAGAGGACCAGCCGGAGTTGATTTAGCAGTG GAAAATAAGGAACTACATGAAATAATCATGAACCTTAGAGATGAAAAGAACATGAAAAGCAACgaagtaaaagaattaaaaacagcTCTAAGTGCTGCCCATGAAGGCAACATTGAATTATTGAAAGGTCAAGTGCTGCGCCTCACTGCAATGGTCACAAAGCTTGAGAGAAACCTCAATGCCAAACAAGTGTTTTGTGAAACTGTGGTGACAGAGAATGATTCATTGAAGAATGAATTACAGTCTCTTAGGGATGATAGGGTAACTAGAGTGAGAGATCTAAAGAGAGGACTGGGCCAACTGTCAACACAGCCAGATGTCCGTAGAATTTTGAACCAGGTGTATGATACTCCAGATGGAGACTCAGAG GAATATGCTTCTTCAGAAGAGCTTACCACGCTCAAAGAGGAGGTTTCAAAATTAACCAGGGAGTTAGAGGCTAAGGCTGCTGAGAGGGAAGAACTTATTCTAGAATTGAACAGAAGGGAGGAAGAACAGACCAAATCAAATGATCTCCACACTGCTCAGCTTAAATCT tttgaaGAAGGGCAAGCACAGATGTTACGACAGCTACATGCATTGAGTGATGAACTAACAGAAGTGAAGAGAGATCGTGCAGAAAAAGATATACAACTTAAAGATAATGAGATGGAACAAGAACTCATGCGAAATGCA CTTGAAGGctatgaaaatgattttaagatgGAAAGACAAGAGAAGGTCAAGGCCTTGTCAGATCGTGAGCAGGTGTCACGTGAAAGGGATCAATTCAAGCAACGTTTCGAACAACTAAAGCAGGAACACATTGGTTTGAGACAAAACATTGAACGAATGTACTCAGAAGCTCAGAGACAG CATGCCCAAGGTCAAAACAGACTTCCAACTCCAAGCCGCCCATGTGCAGCTCAAGTTCAGGAACCATGGCAACAAGTACAT CAAAGTCCAATGAGAGCTAGAGCTTTTGGAATGGAAGTGAAGGCTGATGGACCTGGGCCGGATGTGACAGACTGCCCAACTTCTCCGCCGAAGGATGCAATGCGACGTTTTACCAGCCAAGGAAGTCAGTTGCAGTGTCCCAACTGTAGAAAACTTTTCCCTCATGATCTGCTTGAAAATCACATGAGAGACTGTACAGGAGATGATTAG